The Pseudomonas sp. G2-4 genome window below encodes:
- a CDS encoding N-acetylmuramoyl-L-alanine amidase, with translation MKFLSLIVALLILAGCASGPRLDTSHPSVNHDSRIQFVVVHYTSASLERSLALLTHGEVSAHYLIGDDKRATIYKLMDENRRAWHAGESEWQGRTWLNSSSIGIEIVNPGFVDTPTGRLWYPYSEAQVQTLIVLLKDIAQRNAINPRNIIGHSDIAPLRKLDPGPLFPWKRLAEAGLGIWPDEQAVARQQAVFAAQLPSASWFQAELARFGYPTPQTGEWDVATHHVLAAFQLHYRPTRFDGTPDAQSAAILQVLNQTK, from the coding sequence ATGAAATTTTTGTCGCTCATTGTCGCTTTATTGATTCTGGCCGGTTGCGCCAGCGGTCCACGGCTCGATACCAGCCACCCTTCAGTCAACCACGACAGCCGCATCCAATTCGTGGTGGTGCATTACACCTCGGCCTCCCTCGAACGATCCCTGGCGTTGCTGACCCACGGCGAAGTCAGTGCTCATTACCTGATTGGCGACGATAAGCGCGCGACCATTTATAAACTTATGGATGAAAACCGCCGCGCCTGGCACGCCGGGGAAAGCGAATGGCAAGGCCGGACCTGGCTCAACTCCAGCTCCATCGGGATTGAAATCGTCAATCCAGGCTTCGTCGATACGCCGACCGGGCGGCTCTGGTACCCCTACAGCGAAGCTCAGGTCCAGACGTTGATCGTGTTGCTCAAGGACATCGCCCAGCGTAACGCGATCAACCCGCGCAACATCATCGGCCACAGCGACATCGCTCCCTTGCGCAAGCTCGATCCGGGGCCGCTGTTTCCCTGGAAACGCCTGGCAGAGGCCGGCTTGGGAATCTGGCCAGACGAACAGGCCGTGGCGCGCCAGCAAGCCGTATTCGCCGCGCAGTTGCCGAGCGCCAGTTGGTTCCAGGCCGAACTGGCCCGCTTCGGCTACCCGACGCCCCAGACGGGCGAATGGGATGTGGCCACCCACCATGTGCTGGCTGCCTTTCAGCTGCACTACCGGCCGACCCGGTTCGACGGTACGCCGGATGCGCAAAGCGCGGCGATTTTGCAGGTGCTCAACCAGACAAAATAA
- a CDS encoding EAL domain-containing protein codes for MTAARETLQSWLHRPLFLAMMAAALSTVLLLAGSLAVVVQQIQQRESEQMNAQGERFLQRLEQLFGQLRESLDDLQNQPLRGCDDDMIATLRQVSFNYRFVYEAVYIDGSGVCSNRPHQSGLSVTRPPDIRGPTYSYWLNTTTEPDEDRAALMLGRGNFRVATSRGHLTDVVDLPPGSSLLVVLDHGERAIPVLGTNQYWPPTEPWPPKSQHALQVTQNRLIYRMPTDNPEYQLVLIAQRHGFQVPPTAWWLLPISLLLGLGIGFHVFLLARQRQSMDAELHGAIRRGELQVLYQPIFDLNSRNCVGAEALLRWRRPDGTLTSPDLFIPMAENTGQIRQITDFVLQRLFDQLGQLLRANPQLYISVNLAACDVMVPRIGEVIARLLALHRVSAHQIAFEVTERGLIDVLVARDNLQALRDVGHQVLIDDFGTGYCSLAYLQTLPVDCLKIDKAFIDALGHDAASSGVAPHIIRMAHALQLKVIAEGVEYEAQASYLSSEGVKFGQGWLFAHALSAVQLIELITRGRRLRGRRLDDEA; via the coding sequence ATGACGGCTGCCCGCGAAACCCTACAGAGCTGGCTCCATCGCCCCCTATTCCTGGCGATGATGGCGGCTGCCTTGAGCACGGTGCTGTTGCTGGCCGGGAGCCTGGCGGTAGTGGTGCAGCAGATCCAGCAGCGTGAAAGCGAGCAGATGAATGCCCAGGGCGAGCGTTTCCTGCAACGCTTGGAGCAACTCTTCGGACAGCTGCGCGAAAGTCTCGACGATCTGCAAAACCAGCCGTTGCGTGGGTGTGACGATGACATGATCGCGACCTTGCGCCAGGTCAGCTTCAACTACCGCTTCGTCTACGAAGCGGTGTACATCGATGGCAGCGGCGTCTGTTCCAATCGCCCACACCAGAGCGGCTTGTCAGTGACTCGCCCGCCCGACATCCGGGGCCCGACCTACAGTTACTGGCTCAACACCACCACCGAGCCCGACGAGGATCGCGCGGCATTGATGCTGGGACGTGGCAACTTTCGGGTGGCCACGTCCCGCGGGCATTTGACGGATGTGGTCGACCTGCCGCCGGGCAGCAGCCTGCTGGTCGTCCTGGATCATGGTGAGCGGGCCATTCCTGTACTGGGGACCAATCAATACTGGCCGCCAACGGAGCCCTGGCCGCCGAAAAGCCAGCATGCCTTGCAAGTGACGCAGAACCGGCTGATCTATCGGATGCCGACCGACAACCCGGAATATCAGCTGGTGCTTATCGCTCAGCGCCACGGTTTTCAAGTTCCGCCCACCGCCTGGTGGTTGCTGCCCATCAGCCTGTTGCTGGGCCTGGGGATCGGGTTTCATGTGTTTCTGCTGGCGCGCCAGCGTCAATCCATGGATGCCGAATTACACGGAGCGATCCGGCGTGGCGAGTTGCAGGTGCTGTACCAGCCGATTTTCGACTTGAACAGCCGCAACTGTGTCGGGGCTGAAGCCTTGCTGCGCTGGCGACGACCGGACGGCACCCTGACTAGCCCGGACTTGTTTATTCCGATGGCAGAAAACACCGGGCAGATCCGCCAGATCACCGACTTCGTGCTGCAGCGGCTATTCGACCAGTTGGGCCAGTTGCTGCGGGCTAATCCACAGCTGTACATCTCGGTGAACCTGGCGGCGTGTGATGTGATGGTGCCGCGTATCGGCGAAGTGATTGCTCGCCTGTTGGCGCTGCACCGGGTCTCGGCGCACCAGATTGCCTTTGAAGTGACTGAGCGCGGTTTGATCGATGTGCTGGTTGCCCGGGATAACCTGCAGGCGCTACGCGACGTCGGGCATCAGGTGTTGATCGACGATTTCGGCACCGGCTATTGCAGCCTGGCCTACCTGCAAACCCTGCCGGTGGACTGCCTGAAAATCGACAAGGCTTTCATCGATGCCTTGGGTCACGATGCCGCCAGCAGCGGTGTGGCCCCTCATATCATTCGCATGGCCCACGCGCTGCAGCTCAAGGTGATCGCCGAAGGGGTCGAGTATGAAGCCCAAGCCTCCTACCTGAGCAGCGAGGGGGTGAAGTTTGGTCAGGGTTGGTTGTTTGCGCATGCGCTCAGTGCGGTGCAGCTCATCGAATTGATTACACGGGGTCGGCGCCTGCGCGGACGACGCCTGGACGATGAAGCCTGA
- a CDS encoding ATP-binding protein, whose protein sequence is MKLAMKLRTRLFLSISALITVALLGLVLGLVSVMQMANTQEQAVRDNFILLDLGLKLRQTLGDQLMVILNDDPDLAALEVSKRHYVELLEEGIAHERGQEHPTNTFSKAKDDYTAFIEAFTATRQQPAQRENLQELTTKFNALRNGLVEGYRVALNNISETQDRARDRALLISGLLGLVGLAVLIIGFVTAHGIARRYGAPIEALAAAADDIGQGNFEVTLPVSSASELNLLTRRFGIMAQALREHQATNVDELLAGQQRLQAVLDSIDDGLLMIDRQGRLEHLNPVAQRQLGWNEERLGRGLGEALGRLELDEELQLVLRGGTQDRAPDDLSIEVDGESRVLTYSLTPVSHTQGHILGAVMVLHDVTEQRAFERVRSEFVLRASHELRTPVTGMHMAFGLLQERVHFPEESREADLLNTVNEEMQRLMQLINDLLNFSRYQNGLQKLTLAPCSIDDLLEAARLRFAAQAEAKGVELLVAIQGPLPRLHADAAQLDRVLDNLIDNALRHTGDDGQIRLQARRHGERVIISVEDNGEGIAYGQQGRIFEPFVQVGRKKGGAGLGLALCKEIVQLHGGRMGVYSRPGQGTQFYMALAV, encoded by the coding sequence ATGAAACTGGCGATGAAGCTGCGCACGCGGCTGTTTCTCAGCATCTCGGCCCTGATTACCGTGGCATTGCTAGGGCTGGTGCTTGGCTTGGTCAGCGTGATGCAAATGGCCAACACCCAGGAACAAGCGGTACGCGACAACTTCATCCTGCTGGACCTGGGGCTCAAGCTGCGCCAGACGCTGGGCGATCAGTTGATGGTAATACTCAACGATGATCCTGACCTGGCTGCGCTGGAGGTCTCCAAGCGGCATTATGTCGAGTTGCTGGAGGAGGGCATCGCTCATGAACGTGGCCAGGAGCATCCGACGAACACCTTCAGCAAGGCGAAAGACGACTACACCGCCTTTATCGAGGCCTTCACAGCGACTCGCCAACAACCGGCCCAGCGGGAAAACCTGCAGGAACTGACCACAAAATTCAACGCGCTGCGCAATGGCCTGGTCGAGGGGTATCGCGTCGCCTTGAACAATATCAGTGAAACCCAGGACCGTGCCCGTGACCGCGCACTGTTGATTTCCGGGCTGCTAGGGTTGGTGGGACTGGCGGTGTTGATCATTGGTTTCGTCACGGCCCACGGCATCGCCCGGCGTTACGGGGCGCCGATCGAGGCGCTGGCCGCTGCGGCGGATGACATCGGCCAGGGCAATTTCGAAGTGACGTTGCCGGTTTCCTCCGCCTCCGAGTTGAATCTTCTGACACGTCGTTTCGGCATCATGGCCCAGGCCTTGCGCGAGCATCAGGCCACCAATGTCGATGAACTGCTCGCCGGCCAGCAACGCTTGCAAGCCGTGCTCGACAGTATCGACGACGGCTTGCTGATGATCGACCGCCAAGGCCGCCTGGAGCATCTCAACCCAGTAGCCCAGCGACAATTGGGCTGGAATGAGGAACGCCTGGGCCGGGGACTGGGCGAGGCGCTGGGACGCCTGGAGCTGGATGAAGAGTTACAACTGGTACTGCGCGGCGGAACCCAGGACCGGGCGCCGGACGACCTGAGCATCGAGGTGGACGGCGAGTCGCGGGTACTGACCTACAGTCTCACACCCGTCAGTCACACCCAGGGCCATATCCTCGGCGCGGTGATGGTGCTGCACGATGTCACCGAACAGCGTGCTTTCGAACGGGTCCGCAGTGAATTCGTGTTGCGTGCGTCCCACGAACTGCGCACCCCCGTCACTGGCATGCACATGGCGTTCGGCCTGTTGCAGGAGCGCGTGCATTTCCCTGAAGAGTCCCGCGAAGCTGACCTGCTCAACACCGTCAATGAAGAAATGCAGCGGCTGATGCAGCTGATCAATGACCTGCTGAACTTCTCTCGTTATCAGAACGGCTTGCAAAAGCTGACCTTGGCACCTTGCTCCATCGACGATTTACTCGAAGCGGCCCGGTTGCGGTTCGCCGCGCAAGCCGAGGCCAAGGGGGTCGAATTGCTCGTGGCGATCCAGGGCCCGCTGCCCCGCCTGCATGCCGACGCTGCGCAGCTGGACCGGGTGCTGGACAACTTGATCGACAATGCCCTGCGTCACACCGGCGATGACGGCCAGATCCGGCTACAGGCCCGGCGCCACGGCGAACGGGTGATCATCAGCGTCGAAGACAACGGTGAAGGCATTGCCTACGGCCAGCAGGGAAGAATCTTCGAACCCTTCGTCCAGGTCGGACGCAAGAAGGGTGGCGCAGGCCTGGGCCTGGCGTTGTGCAAGGAGATCGTCCAGCTCCATGGCGGACGCATGGGGGTTTATTCAAGGCCGGGGCAGGGCACGCAGTTCTACATGGCATTGGCGGTCTGA
- the algB gene encoding sigma-54-dependent response regulator transcription factor AlgB — protein MESATEHQGRILLVDDESAILRTFRYCLEDEGYTVATANSAAQADTLLQRQVFDLCFLDLRLGEDNGLDVLAQMRVQAPWMRVVIVTAHSAVDTAVDAIQAGAADYLVKPCSPDQLRLATAKQLEVRQLSARLEALEGEVRKPKDGLDSHSPAMKVVLETARQVASTDANILILGESGTGKGELARAIHGWSKRAKKSCVTINCPSLTTELMESELFGHSRGAFTGASESTLGRVNQADGGTLFLDEIGDFPLPLQPKLLRFIQDKEYERVGDPVTRRADVRILAATNLNLEDMVRDGRFREDLLYRLNVITLHLPPLRERTEDILTLADRFLARFVKEYARPARGFSDEAREALLGYRWPGNIRELRNVVERASIICPQEKVEISHLGMAEQPVNNAPRIGAALSLDELEKAHIGAVLATADTLDQAAKTLGIDASTLYRKRKQYNL, from the coding sequence ATGGAATCCGCCACCGAGCATCAAGGCCGCATTCTGCTGGTAGACGATGAGTCCGCCATCCTGCGTACGTTTCGTTACTGCCTGGAAGACGAAGGCTATACCGTCGCCACCGCCAACAGCGCCGCCCAGGCCGACACCCTGCTTCAGCGTCAGGTGTTCGACTTGTGTTTTCTCGACCTGCGCCTGGGTGAGGACAACGGTCTCGATGTCCTGGCGCAAATGCGTGTCCAGGCGCCGTGGATGCGGGTGGTGATCGTTACCGCCCACTCGGCGGTCGACACCGCTGTCGATGCGATCCAGGCCGGCGCCGCCGATTATCTGGTCAAGCCTTGCAGCCCGGATCAACTGCGCCTGGCGACCGCCAAGCAACTTGAAGTGCGCCAGTTATCGGCCAGGCTCGAAGCCCTCGAAGGGGAAGTGCGCAAACCCAAGGACGGCCTCGACTCCCACAGCCCGGCGATGAAAGTCGTGCTTGAAACCGCTCGCCAGGTCGCCAGCACCGATGCCAACATCCTGATTCTCGGCGAATCCGGCACGGGTAAGGGCGAGTTGGCCCGGGCGATCCACGGCTGGAGCAAGCGTGCGAAGAAGTCCTGCGTCACCATCAATTGCCCGTCGCTGACCACTGAACTGATGGAAAGCGAATTGTTCGGTCACAGCCGCGGCGCGTTCACCGGCGCCAGTGAGAGCACATTGGGTCGCGTCAACCAGGCTGACGGCGGCACGCTGTTTCTCGACGAGATCGGCGACTTTCCCCTGCCGTTGCAACCCAAATTGCTGCGATTCATTCAGGACAAGGAATACGAACGGGTCGGGGATCCGGTGACACGCCGCGCCGATGTGCGGATTCTCGCCGCCACCAACCTCAACCTGGAAGACATGGTGCGCGATGGGCGTTTTCGCGAAGACCTGCTGTATCGCCTGAACGTCATCACCCTGCACCTGCCGCCGTTGCGCGAGCGCACCGAAGACATCCTGACCCTGGCCGATCGCTTCCTGGCGCGCTTCGTCAAGGAGTACGCGCGCCCGGCCCGGGGTTTCAGCGACGAGGCTCGAGAAGCGCTGCTAGGTTATCGCTGGCCGGGCAATATCCGCGAACTGCGTAACGTGGTCGAGCGGGCCAGCATTATCTGTCCTCAGGAAAAAGTCGAAATCAGTCACTTGGGCATGGCCGAGCAACCGGTCAACAATGCGCCGCGAATCGGTGCCGCGCTGAGCCTCGACGAATTGGAAAAGGCCCACATCGGGGCGGTGCTGGCCACCGCCGACACCCTCGACCAGGCGGCCAAGACCCTGGGTATCGATGCGTCCACGCTCTATCGCAAACGCAAGCAGTACAACCTGTGA
- a CDS encoding DUF1328 domain-containing protein, translating to MLSWAITFLIIAIIAAVLGFGGIAGTATGIAKILFVVFLVMFIASFFFGRRGRG from the coding sequence ATGTTGAGCTGGGCAATTACTTTCCTGATCATTGCCATCATCGCCGCCGTACTGGGCTTCGGTGGTATCGCAGGCACCGCCACGGGCATCGCCAAGATTCTCTTTGTCGTGTTCCTGGTGATGTTCATCGCTTCCTTCTTCTTTGGCCGTCGCGGCCGAGGCTGA
- a CDS encoding inhibitor of vertebrate lysozyme family protein, producing MKASIKGLAAALLLGGSATAMAANDGQMRVNQLLEADPQYRQTWQQIVKKEERLPEWVMNLSGDSEQMNAVEEDGDKYLVGPLCETQATCRSKRLIVAFSFDKDEAYAMLVEVPAGLPADKSPTRHADYRFLGKPDDGMQKLLMEQLKKDPNWY from the coding sequence ATGAAGGCTTCAATTAAAGGACTGGCCGCCGCCCTGTTGTTGGGCGGCAGTGCCACGGCAATGGCTGCCAATGATGGACAGATGCGGGTCAATCAGTTGCTTGAAGCAGACCCGCAGTATCGTCAAACCTGGCAGCAGATCGTCAAAAAGGAAGAACGCCTGCCGGAGTGGGTGATGAACCTGTCGGGCGATTCGGAACAGATGAATGCTGTCGAGGAAGATGGCGACAAGTATCTGGTCGGCCCGTTGTGCGAAACCCAGGCGACGTGCCGCAGCAAACGCCTGATCGTGGCGTTCAGTTTTGATAAGGACGAGGCCTACGCCATGTTGGTGGAAGTCCCTGCCGGATTGCCAGCCGACAAGTCGCCGACCCGTCACGCCGACTACCGTTTCCTCGGTAAACCCGATGACGGTATGCAGAAACTGTTAATGGAACAACTCAAGAAAGATCCCAACTGGTATTGA
- the gltP gene encoding glutamate/aspartate:proton symporter GltP: MKKARLSLAWQILIGLVLGIALGALLNHFSAEKAWWISNVLQPAGDIFIRLIKMIVIPIVISSLIVGIAGVGDAKKLGRIGLKTILYFEIVTTIAIVVGLLLANFFQPGSGIDMSTLGTVDISKYQATAAEVQHEHAFVQTILNLIPSNIFAAVARGEMLPIIFFSVLFGLGLSSLQSDLREPLVKMFQGVSESMFKVTHMIMMYAPIGVFALIAVTVANFGFASLLPLAKLVILVYVAIAFFAFVVLGLIARLFGFSVLKLMRIFKDELVLAYSTASSETVLPRVIEKMEAYGAPKAICSFVVPTGYSFNLDGSTLYQSIAAIFIAQLYGIDLSISQQLLLVLTLMVTSKGIAGVPGVSFVVLLATLGSVGIPLEGLAFIAGVDRIMDMARTALNVIGNALAVLVISRWEGMYDDAKGQRYWNSLPHWRSKEPLPVGEVSSH, from the coding sequence ATGAAGAAGGCAAGACTAAGCCTCGCTTGGCAGATCCTCATCGGTCTGGTGCTCGGGATTGCATTGGGCGCGCTGCTCAACCATTTCAGTGCCGAGAAGGCCTGGTGGATCAGCAATGTGCTGCAACCGGCAGGCGATATCTTTATCCGTCTGATCAAGATGATCGTGATCCCGATCGTGATTTCCTCGCTGATCGTCGGCATCGCCGGGGTCGGTGACGCCAAGAAACTCGGGCGTATCGGTCTGAAGACCATTCTTTACTTCGAAATCGTCACCACCATTGCCATCGTCGTCGGCCTGTTGCTGGCCAACTTCTTCCAGCCAGGCAGCGGCATCGACATGAGCACCCTGGGGACTGTGGATATTTCCAAGTACCAGGCCACGGCGGCAGAAGTCCAACACGAGCATGCCTTCGTCCAGACCATTCTCAACCTGATCCCGTCGAACATCTTCGCAGCGGTTGCCCGTGGCGAGATGCTGCCGATCATTTTCTTCTCCGTGCTGTTCGGCCTGGGTCTGTCCAGCCTGCAATCGGACCTGCGCGAACCGCTGGTGAAAATGTTCCAGGGCGTGTCGGAGAGCATGTTCAAAGTTACCCACATGATCATGATGTACGCCCCGATTGGCGTGTTCGCACTGATTGCGGTGACGGTCGCCAACTTCGGTTTCGCGTCCCTGCTGCCGCTGGCGAAGCTGGTGATCCTGGTTTACGTTGCCATCGCCTTCTTCGCCTTCGTGGTGCTGGGCCTGATCGCGCGCCTGTTCGGCTTCTCGGTGCTCAAGCTGATGCGCATCTTCAAAGATGAGCTGGTGCTGGCCTACTCCACCGCCAGTTCCGAAACCGTGCTGCCGCGGGTGATCGAGAAGATGGAAGCCTATGGCGCACCGAAGGCCATCTGCAGCTTCGTGGTGCCCACCGGGTATTCGTTCAACCTCGACGGTTCGACCCTGTACCAGAGCATCGCGGCGATCTTCATCGCCCAGCTGTATGGCATCGACCTGTCCATCAGCCAGCAATTGCTTCTGGTGCTGACCTTGATGGTGACCTCCAAAGGCATCGCCGGCGTGCCGGGCGTGTCCTTCGTGGTGTTGCTGGCCACCCTGGGCAGCGTGGGTATTCCGCTGGAAGGCCTGGCCTTCATCGCCGGTGTCGACCGCATCATGGACATGGCCCGCACCGCGCTGAACGTCATCGGCAATGCCTTGGCCGTGCTGGTCATCTCCCGTTGGGAAGGCATGTACGACGATGCCAAGGGCCAGCGCTACTGGAACTCCCTGCCGCACTGGCGCAGCAAAGAGCCGCTGCCGGTGGGGGAAGTTTCCAGCCATTGA
- a CDS encoding spore maturation protein — protein sequence MLNGLWLGFFIVAAVSALAQWLIGGNAGIFAAMVESIFAMAKLSVEVMILLFGTLTLWLGFLRIAEKAGIVDWLAKALGPLFLRLMPEVPAGHPAIGLITLNFAANGLGLDNAATPIGLKAMRALQDLNPSPTIASNAQILFLVLNASSLTLLPVTIFMYRAQQGAPDPTLVFLPILLATSASTLMGLLSVAFMQRLRLWDPVVLAYLIPGALVLGGFMALLATLSATALAGLSSILGNLTLFGLIMMFLVVGALRKVKVYEAFIEGAKEGFDVAKTLLPYLVAMLCAVGVLRASGALDFGLDGIRHLVQWAGWDTRFVDALPTAMVKPFSGSAARAMLIETMKTSGVDSFPALVAATIQGSTETTFYVLAVYFGAVGIQRARHAVGCALLAEFSGVVAAIGVCYWFFG from the coding sequence ATGCTCAATGGCCTGTGGCTTGGCTTCTTTATCGTGGCAGCCGTGTCGGCGCTGGCGCAGTGGTTGATCGGTGGCAACGCCGGCATCTTCGCCGCCATGGTGGAAAGCATCTTCGCCATGGCCAAGCTGTCGGTAGAGGTGATGATCCTGTTGTTTGGGACCTTGACCCTTTGGCTGGGATTCCTGCGGATCGCCGAAAAAGCCGGCATCGTCGACTGGCTGGCCAAGGCCCTCGGCCCGCTGTTCTTACGCTTGATGCCAGAAGTACCGGCCGGCCATCCGGCCATCGGCCTGATCACCCTCAACTTTGCCGCCAACGGCCTGGGGCTGGACAACGCGGCCACCCCTATCGGGCTGAAAGCCATGCGCGCCTTGCAGGACCTCAACCCCAGCCCGACTATCGCCAGCAATGCGCAGATCCTGTTCCTGGTGCTCAACGCTTCATCGCTGACGCTGCTGCCAGTGACGATCTTCATGTACCGCGCCCAACAGGGTGCGCCGGACCCCACACTGGTGTTCCTGCCGATCCTGCTCGCCACCAGCGCCTCGACCTTGATGGGGCTGCTGTCGGTAGCGTTCATGCAACGCCTGCGGCTGTGGGACCCCGTGGTGCTGGCCTATCTGATTCCGGGGGCGTTGGTGCTGGGCGGCTTCATGGCGCTGCTGGCAACGCTCTCGGCCACGGCGCTGGCGGGGCTGTCGTCGATCCTGGGCAACCTGACCCTGTTCGGCTTGATCATGATGTTTCTGGTGGTGGGGGCCCTGCGCAAGGTCAAGGTGTATGAAGCCTTCATCGAGGGCGCCAAAGAGGGTTTCGACGTCGCCAAGACGTTGCTGCCGTACCTGGTGGCGATGCTCTGCGCTGTTGGCGTGCTGCGCGCCTCGGGGGCGCTGGATTTCGGCCTCGACGGCATTCGGCACCTGGTGCAATGGGCCGGCTGGGACACGCGTTTCGTCGATGCTCTGCCGACCGCCATGGTCAAGCCGTTCTCCGGCAGCGCAGCGCGGGCGATGCTGATCGAGACCATGAAGACCTCCGGCGTGGACAGCTTCCCGGCGCTGGTGGCAGCGACCATCCAGGGCAGCACCGAAACCACCTTCTACGTGCTGGCGGTGTACTTCGGTGCCGTGGGCATCCAGCGAGCGCGGCATGCGGTGGGTTGCGCGCTGCTGGCCGAATTTAGCGGGGTCGTGGCGGCGATCGGGGTTTGCTACTGGTTCTTTGGCTGA
- a CDS encoding ABC-type transport auxiliary lipoprotein family protein: MKSLKPFIRPILLLAGLLLVGGCSILPKAEPSDVYRLPVTPTPASAGTPLNWSLRLANPQASEVLNSPNIAVIPHGNLLSSYAGSRWSDPAPVLLRNRLLDGFAQDGRVGLLSVADSNLQADLELGGQLQAFQTEYQGTAASVVIRLDALLVRGFDQRILASRRFEVRQPLTDVKVPAVVDGFGRASDRLTADVVNWTVEQGQRLATPSLH, from the coding sequence ATGAAGTCGTTGAAACCGTTCATCCGCCCTATTCTCTTGCTGGCCGGATTGCTTCTGGTTGGCGGTTGCTCGATCTTGCCCAAGGCTGAACCTTCGGATGTGTATCGCTTGCCGGTCACCCCGACCCCGGCATCTGCGGGTACGCCGTTGAACTGGTCGCTGCGCCTGGCCAACCCGCAGGCCAGCGAAGTGCTCAACAGCCCGAACATCGCGGTCATTCCCCACGGCAACCTGCTCAGCAGCTACGCCGGCTCGCGCTGGAGCGATCCGGCACCGGTGTTGTTGCGTAACCGTTTGCTCGATGGCTTCGCCCAGGATGGACGGGTCGGGTTGTTGAGTGTCGCCGACAGCAACTTGCAGGCTGATCTGGAGCTGGGCGGCCAATTGCAGGCTTTCCAGACCGAATACCAAGGTACCGCGGCCAGCGTGGTGATCCGCCTGGATGCGCTGCTGGTACGCGGTTTCGACCAACGCATCCTGGCCAGTCGCCGCTTTGAAGTACGCCAGCCGCTGACCGACGTGAAAGTGCCGGCGGTGGTGGACGGTTTTGGCCGGGCCAGTGATCGGCTGACGGCCGATGTGGTGAACTGGACGGTGGAACAGGGCCAGCGTCTCGCAACGCCCTCGCTTCACTAA
- a CDS encoding MlaD family protein, producing the protein METRAHHVLIGLFTVIVVVGALLFGLWLAKSSVDSEFKYYEVVFNEAVSGLSRGSSVEYSGIKVGDVVNLRLDPNDPRRVLARVRLSGETPIKQDTQAKLALTGITGTSIIQLSGGTPQSPPLAGHDGEPPVIVAAPSPIARLLNNSDDVMTSINQLLHNANEVFSADNVQRLGKTLEHLEQTTGVIAEQRGDIRQAMQQLASIGKQASATLEQTTALMRNANGLLNDQGKQAFGSAGQAMQSLAHTTATLDKLLNDNRDSLNNGMQGLNALAPAVRELRETLSALRGISRRLDANPSGYLLGNDKNKEFTP; encoded by the coding sequence ATGGAAACCCGAGCCCATCATGTATTGATCGGCCTGTTCACCGTGATCGTGGTGGTCGGCGCCCTGCTATTTGGCTTGTGGCTGGCCAAGTCCAGCGTGGACAGCGAATTCAAGTATTACGAAGTGGTGTTCAACGAGGCGGTCAGCGGCTTGTCCAGGGGCAGTTCGGTGGAGTACAGCGGCATCAAGGTCGGGGACGTGGTGAATCTGCGCCTGGACCCGAATGATCCGCGCCGGGTGCTGGCGCGGGTGCGCTTGAGCGGTGAAACACCGATCAAGCAAGACACCCAGGCCAAATTGGCACTGACCGGCATCACCGGCACCTCGATTATCCAGCTCAGCGGCGGTACACCCCAGAGCCCGCCACTTGCGGGGCACGACGGTGAGCCGCCGGTGATTGTCGCCGCGCCCTCGCCTATCGCTCGCCTGCTGAACAACAGCGATGACGTGATGACCAGCATCAACCAGCTGCTGCATAACGCCAATGAAGTGTTCTCCGCGGACAACGTCCAGCGCCTGGGCAAAACCCTCGAGCATCTGGAGCAAACCACTGGGGTCATCGCCGAGCAGCGCGGTGACATTCGCCAGGCCATGCAACAACTGGCGTCCATCGGCAAACAGGCCAGTGCCACGCTGGAGCAGACCACGGCGTTGATGCGCAATGCCAATGGCTTGCTCAACGACCAGGGCAAACAGGCATTCGGCAGCGCCGGCCAGGCCATGCAGTCTCTGGCGCACACCACGGCGACCCTGGACAAACTGCTGAACGACAACCGCGACTCGCTGAATAACGGCATGCAGGGCCTCAATGCCCTGGCGCCCGCCGTGCGTGAGCTGCGCGAGACCCTGAGCGCACTGCGGGGCATCTCCCGGCGCCTGGATGCCAACCCCAGCGGCTATTTGCTGGGCAATGACAAGAACAAGGAGTTCACGCCATGA